From Aquarana catesbeiana isolate 2022-GZ linkage group LG05, ASM4218655v1, whole genome shotgun sequence:
TCAATTACTGTCATTAAACACGTGTTTAGTTTACATAAtacataataaatgtacattttaacattttttttagtttatataatatataataaatatatatttgtttagtgtacataataaatataattttttttcctgtttataaTATACAGTTGTTTAGTTTACATTAAacataataaatatacatttttagtttttcttttcagttgaaataataaatatacatttatttacatTATACATActttcttatatactgtatatatatatatatatatatacacacacacatatatatatatatatatacatatatatacaattttgcatatatatatatatatatatatatatatactatttttttagTTGCATAAAACATAATACATATACATTTGTTTAGTTTACATGAAACATAATATGAATACATTTACTTTGTTCAAATTTTTTGACAATAATGCTAACTTTAGGTCATCAAATTATAGAGAAATATATATTCAGTTTAATGTCAAGTGACTACATTTTTTGTTAGCTGGGATGCACTATAGAACTACAAGCATGTTTTGACAGCAAAACATTGTTACCTGAATTAATTCAGCTGGAAGCTATTCTTATGCAGTCAGTAATATGATTTCAGAAAGCAGCTAATATTTTTCATGATATGATGGAAGGAGCTCAAAGTTAACATATTGAGGTCACTGGGAAGTATACCATGACAGTGGTCATCCACATTCTCAATTTCTTTGTACATATCACAAACTTGGTGCTTGCCATGTATCTTCCCTGTGGCAATGTAAAATTACGGTTTCAGATATTCAGGAGAATTGTATTTATTcacgtatttatttattacaggtatttataatgAGCTGACAGTTTACACGactctttacatattgtacattcacatcagtccctgcctttaaGTCACTTTCCATTTAAGGTCCATATCTCACatcatgcatacatacatatagtagagccaatttaaacaggagccaattaacctactagccaGTCTAATCTCTAGAATTTGTTTCCATTTCCACCAGACTATTTCTTTACTTTTCAGTTATTATGTGAACTGATTTAAAGATGTTGGAAATGATGAATACTTTTTATCACTTGAGAATAAACACTTTTGGCACTTGTCATGAATATTGATGCAACAATCCTTTTATTAAATATGCATTAACCAACTAGATTATTTGTTTAGttcatttaataataataattttctatcTATATGACTAGCAATCTAACCATCCATCCATTTAGACAGTTATACATTCATTTACATTTATTCATCCATTTATCTATCTAACCGTTCAGTACATCTATTATTGTGTACAACATATTACTTTTTAAGCTGTGAAAAAGAAACATATACAAACAGACTTCTTAGCCATACTATTATTTGTAACTAATAAATACAAATATCTGTTGTCAGCTGTATATTACTGTAGATTTGTACTTCTGTGCCATAATGATATATAACCCCCTTACCATATTGTGTGTTAACGCTTTTGTTCCAGAATTGTATTGTCATAATTTACTTACCATTAGTTATCCTCTTAACACAATGTTTTTTGATCTAGTGTATGCTTACAGTGTTTTGTAGAGTGCAAATTTAATGTGACTTTTTGAGAGTTTTTCTGAACAGTGCAAATCTTTAAAGTTTGGGTTACTGATTCTCAAGAAACAAATACTGATGTGAAAGTTAAATCATGTAGATACGTTGGTAAATATATTATGTAATTATGTTGATAATTAAACCAAGTAACAAGGAATGTATTTCAACTCTCCTTTAGCAATGTACATTGGAATATGCATCTGTGTACTACTTGCTGCGCTGTCTGCAAGTTCCACGGGACAGCAAACAGTGGGCTCTATGAATGAAGACCCTGGGGCTCGTGAAATAGAACAGCAGAACATATTACAGCACCCACGACATATCCGTGCCTCCTCTTCAGCCCAGTTAAAGCCCTTCCAGCGCATTGACGGAACTAGTGACCAAAAAGCTGTTATTGGAGCAATGTTGGCTAAATATCTGCAGACCAGGAAAGGTAAGATGGGACTTTTTGTGTCATATTCCACAGATTTACCTAACTCACGCTATATTTTCATGTCAAAAGAGGTTTTTCTTCAGTGGCCCAAATGAGGATAAAATCACCAAATCAAGCACAAAGATGTAGCGCTATTTTTAGTCCTATTCAGTATAAGTCATCTTTAATTAAAAAGGTTAGCTATCTGGTTTCATAGCTAGAACCCTTCAGAAAAGGAGGAAATACAAATACATATCACATACCATGAAACCTAACCTTTTTGATCTACAACAGTTATGCATTGGTCTAAAGCAgtctttctcaaacttttcaactCAGAGGGACCATTTTAATAACTTTCTGgttttagggaacccctgctaaaattactatatctactcatgatacattagtgtgatagtgggaagaatgctccctacacttgtgaacattgggaagaattacccccttacagatagctaaaaagctcagtggtgtcagtgggcacTTATCTGAGAGGTATAAAATTggccattgctcaaggaacccctaacaacctctggaggaatcctagttGAGAAAGCCTGGTCTAAAGGCTCCAGTAGAAGCTTATTTCAGTAAggggtgtttgtttttttcttttggtatgcCAGTCAGTAAAACTCTATTTTGCACCATGGCTATTTCCATGACTATATCCGAGATAATGCAGGATAACTGTATCATAAATAAGCCATACTAATACCAGCTAGAGAGCTACTTACAAATTACAGTTGGTTGGTGCACATGTGCAGTGTTCAAACACAGTCTTCTTGACAAAAGTTGTTAATTCAAAGACCAAACATAATTTTGGGTTATTTACACTTTTAACCTTAACTATTAAGGTACGTACAATAATACATACAAACATGTAGCACATAAGAAGGATGAACTATTTAAACATTAATATAGAGTAGCTCGGTGAAAACTCTGTCCATTATAACCAGTGGACAGAGCAACCAATTAGCCAGACTAAAGAAGCTCATTTATTTGGTCTATAGGGCTGTACAACAGACTAACAGACTACAACAGACTAAGCGATTGTTATTATAGCAGAATATATATACAAACTTACAGCAGAAAAACTCTTTCAGTGGCCCCATTCAATGTATTGATCCTTGTAGTTGTCTCCCATGTCATTTGTTCATTCTCGGAACGTGAAGGTCATTAGACGATTTTTGCATTGACAGCATTCTCTTAAAAAATACCGTACAACTACATTTTTCCATGGTAAAAAAGAGGCAAAATGTGTTATATGTTTATTTATATGGCAGTCACATAATTTAGGCATTTTTATGAGCATGTATTGAGGAGAAATGTGTGACTGTATGACACACAAGGAACCCATCAAAACTTACCTTCAGGCTATCCCTTCAGATAAAATGAATGTCAAAACATACAAGTAAATGTGGACAAAGCTCCATCACTTTCTGCAAATTTTTAACTGCTGTTTGGTTGTGTAGCTGGACTGCAGTGACGAAAAAAATATTTGCTACGGACTATCACATTAACAGCTTCCCTCAATACCATCTAACCCTATTTTCATGTTGTTTAATTTTTTAGTCTTTGTTTTTACGAGTTTTATTCACTGCGATTCAACTGACCCCTGCCCTAATGTAAGTTTACACCTTTACCCATGTACCTTAAAATTATATTTTAGTTCTAAATCAGTCCCCAACCTCATTTATGTCTTGGATACTGCACCAGTAAGATCCCCCTGCCATAGTTCTTGGCATTGTGTGCATTTCTGTGATGCCACCCACCATGTTTCAGCAACTCCTGTTGCATtcttcataaaataaaaaatataaaaaaaaatccagcagggagcatgagacccccccccccccttcccttataaTGGCCACAAATGGTGGGCAGACTAGAGAAGTCAAGCGTTAAAATCTCACCAATAGAGTCCCTGAAAGATAAAATAAATAGATTTTACAAATGTTTACATTTTCAGCATTTTTAAAAAcggaaatattttttttggatgAACTTATATTTTGAGTCATTGTCCTAGGACCTAGAGGTCATTTATGTACGGTAGATTTTTTAAGGATTCTGACATTAAAAGTATGAACCTGTAGATGCAGATATGCAGAAATCTAACACTTTCTCATTAAGAAGAGCCCCGTCTCCATCTTTCTAAACACATACAAGCACAGGTTTGCTTTGTGCATCTATCCTCTTGAATTCTATATAATCCTGAACTTTCTAGTATCGAAAATTTCCTTTGCCATTAAGTAGACAGAACTATTTTTGCACTTTGTCTTttgtgaagcaaaaaaaaaaaatccaacccaTCTTGGAACATCCTCCCTTATTAACAATACAGCTAATTCATTTCTTGAATATTTGTTCAGGTGTATTAACTAGCTGTCTTTATTCAGGTTTACTGCTAGATCTAGACTTGTATACAGAATTTCTTAATTTCACCTAATCATTTCCATTTTAAGCCCACTAATCTTAGTGGCAGTGATAGAAGGAAGTCAACTGTGTTGTCCCTTTAACCTAGAGCTGGACGCAACTGTTCCTGGGAATTTACAAAGATATGCCAGATGACCAAAGTTTGTCAATTAGTCTTTTCTGTTTGGATGTGTCTTTACAGGCATATGCATCCATATATAATGCTGAAATacttcagttttttcctttttttcacctatCACCTTCTAATAAGCAGCAGCTCTACTTTAGGCTTTTCTTGAATGGCTAAATTTCTAACCTTATCACAAGCATTATGCCTGGAAACCGTGCAAATATTTCCATTACTTGCACTAGCAACCTTCTTCTGTTAGTCTATGTTGCAAACATCATCTAAAaccttttttagttttttcttccctGCCACAGACCAAAATAACCAATTCACTCACCAGTTTCTTGTTTACATTTTTCAATAACCCAAGAACTTTATCCCAAGGtatcacaatggatacagcactaaACTGATTTTGAGACATTGGAGTTGATATACtaagggcaaataggctgtttactttacaAGGGAGTTTACCTACTGCCATGCTTATTTAGGCTTGAGAAAGGGGTAGAGCCCCAAAACGCGTCACCTAACAACATTTCCAGAAGCACTTCTCTTCCCAAGGCCACCCAGGAAACCAAGGACGTTGCATTCTTGGCAACTCTTAGCAGTTCCTGCAGTGCAGATGCAATTGCTGGCTGACACTTTCATTGCTGAGCCTAACCACTAGCCATGGATTGTTATGCTTAATGCTGCTTCTGAATCCCCTAATtgtctcttgtaagtgttttaGGAAATATACTATTAAAATTGATTATTGCACAAGTTTTGTGCcctctgttttctcttttttttctcaacTGTTGGATCTTTCTGATCACCAGGATCTAAAGGACCAAATGCATTTCCCAATCCCTTCTCCAGCTTTGGATTTATCTGTGGACTTTTGCAAACTGATCATTCCCTTGATCTGCTTATATACTGCTATGCCCTGctaattttgta
This genomic window contains:
- the CCK gene encoding cholecystokinin isoform X2; the encoded protein is MYIGICICVLLAALSASSTGQQTVGSMNEDPGAREIEQQNILQHPRHIRASSSAQLKPFQRIDGTSDQKAVIGAMLAKYLQTRKGSSTGRYAVLPNRPVIDPTHRINDRDYMGWMDFGRRSAEEYEYSS
- the CCK gene encoding cholecystokinin isoform X1 yields the protein MYIGICICVLLAALSASSTGQQTVGSMNEDPGAREIEQQNILQHPRHIRASSSAQLKPFQRIDGTSDQKAVIGAMLAKYLQTRKAGSSTGRYAVLPNRPVIDPTHRINDRDYMGWMDFGRRSAEEYEYSS